The Virgibacillus phasianinus genome includes a window with the following:
- a CDS encoding LacI family DNA-binding transcriptional regulator, with product MSVTIKDVAKATGVSPSTVSRVIADNPRISPETKKRVRKAMKSLGYYPNVNARNLVGKSTKTIGVIMPSSADKALQNPFFPEILRGIGSYTHKLQYSLFLSTGETEEETFDEVQRMVYGSYVDGVILLYSRANDRLTQFLREREFPFVIVGKPYEHMNEITHVDNDNFAAGKEITEHLIELGHEKIAFIGGSRELFVTTDRQSGYESAMMDAKLNLPENYKFHAEFLKSGGREAVEHLFSLDNPPTGLVISDDLMSFGVLSMLEEFGLSVPREVSVVSFNNVYLSEIIRPALTTVDVQIHTLGAQSAKALIEKTINKSEPAKRIMIPHTIVYRDSASELKRKPLK from the coding sequence ATGAGTGTAACAATTAAAGATGTAGCAAAAGCAACCGGTGTGTCGCCCTCTACTGTTTCAAGAGTAATTGCCGATAACCCAAGAATAAGTCCAGAAACGAAAAAGCGTGTTCGAAAAGCGATGAAGAGTCTAGGCTATTATCCTAATGTTAACGCAAGGAATTTGGTAGGAAAATCGACAAAAACGATTGGCGTTATCATGCCATCTTCCGCAGATAAAGCATTACAAAATCCTTTCTTTCCGGAAATATTACGGGGGATCGGTTCCTATACGCATAAATTGCAGTATTCCTTGTTTTTATCAACAGGTGAAACTGAGGAAGAAACATTTGATGAAGTACAGCGGATGGTATATGGCAGTTATGTTGACGGCGTTATTTTGTTATATTCACGAGCAAATGACAGACTGACGCAATTTTTACGTGAACGCGAATTTCCATTTGTCATCGTTGGTAAACCATATGAACATATGAATGAAATAACTCACGTGGACAATGACAACTTTGCAGCGGGCAAAGAAATTACGGAACATCTTATTGAGCTTGGACACGAAAAGATTGCATTTATTGGCGGATCAAGGGAATTATTTGTGACAACAGACCGGCAATCCGGCTATGAATCAGCCATGATGGATGCAAAGCTCAATCTTCCTGAAAACTATAAATTTCATGCAGAGTTTTTAAAATCTGGCGGGCGGGAGGCAGTAGAGCATTTATTCTCACTAGATAATCCGCCCACTGGTCTTGTTATCAGTGATGATTTGATGAGTTTCGGTGTGCTGAGTATGCTGGAAGAGTTTGGTCTTTCCGTTCCTAGAGAAGTCTCTGTTGTCAGCTTTAACAATGTCTATTTATCGGAAATCATCAGACCCGCACTTACTACAGTCGATGTTCAAATTCACACTCTGGGGGCACAATCAGCCAAAGCTTTAATTGAAAAGACGATAAATAAATCTGAACCGGCAAAACGCATTATGATTCCGCACACAATTGTTTACCGGGATTCGGCAAGTGAATTGAAAAGGAAGCCACTCAAGTAG
- a CDS encoding flavodoxin — protein sequence MSKILMLYASVTGNTEEIAVAIAEMLQKYNHEITMKTFDVDAIDVEELTEYDAILVGTYSWDDGAMPYEVEDFYEELEDAELTDKLVGVFGSGDTFYETFGGAIELLGNRFEELGANVMPDWIKIDLEPDEKDFARCQKFADDLTTKLLKIVEAE from the coding sequence ATGAGCAAAATATTAATGCTATATGCGAGTGTAACGGGTAACACAGAGGAAATTGCTGTAGCTATCGCGGAAATGTTACAAAAATATAATCATGAGATCACGATGAAAACATTTGATGTAGATGCAATAGATGTTGAGGAATTAACGGAGTACGATGCAATTCTTGTTGGTACATATTCTTGGGACGACGGTGCTATGCCTTATGAGGTCGAGGATTTTTATGAAGAGCTGGAAGATGCGGAACTAACAGATAAATTGGTCGGTGTTTTTGGATCTGGTGATACATTTTATGAGACATTTGGCGGTGCTATTGAATTGCTTGGAAACCGATTTGAGGAATTGGGCGCCAATGTGATGCCTGATTGGATTAAGATTGATTTAGAACCCGATGAAAAGGATTTTGCCCGCTGTCAAAAGTTTGCAGATGATTTGACCACGAAGCTCCTAAAGATAGTTGAAGCAGAATAG
- a CDS encoding transposase → MEQTKTIKNKILSHGSTALEPTLLIYRDALGFIIEVIEKEYSLLEGLRTKKMTTAVEKFIHRTKNNPTPKYDFTSNFYKFPSYLRRSAISRGFSIVKSYRANLRNWEVEKSQILGEGKVLKKKPPVLSVEHDAFPVLYKGNMFNRLSTDQAEVKVYKNNDWAWETITFNDKNLKNRRIMDWKENNPTLVKVGKKYFINFSYTKEIKLNKTKVIDQTIVSVDLGLTNSAVCSAMYSDGTVIGRKFINQPIEKDRMNTLLGKLKKAQRNSGFIEAPNYWKKINGLKNHIKVNTASEVIKFAETYNADIIVFEYLGKMRVPKGIFGAKKLRHKLHHWCKLGIQSKVEEMAHYRQMRIRRINPKYTSKLAFDGSGKVKRNDKKDLATFKSGKVYHADLSASYNIGARYFIREIIKPFSEKKRLLLEAKVPSLAARTRLTLASLISLHQALRTNGAKPA, encoded by the coding sequence ATGGAACAAACAAAGACTATTAAAAATAAAATTTTATCACATGGAAGCACTGCTTTGGAACCTACACTTCTTATTTATCGTGATGCGCTTGGTTTCATTATAGAAGTAATCGAAAAAGAGTATTCTCTTTTGGAAGGTTTACGAACAAAAAAAATGACTACAGCTGTCGAAAAGTTCATCCATCGAACAAAAAACAACCCCACCCCGAAATACGATTTTACAAGTAATTTTTATAAATTTCCTTCTTACTTAAGAAGATCAGCGATTTCGAGAGGTTTCAGTATTGTAAAAAGTTATCGTGCAAACCTTCGAAATTGGGAGGTTGAGAAGTCTCAGATACTTGGCGAAGGCAAGGTTCTTAAGAAAAAACCTCCGGTTTTAAGTGTCGAACACGACGCGTTTCCGGTACTTTATAAAGGAAATATGTTTAATCGCCTTTCTACTGATCAAGCAGAAGTTAAAGTTTACAAGAATAACGACTGGGCCTGGGAGACAATCACCTTTAACGATAAAAACCTTAAAAATAGAAGAATTATGGACTGGAAAGAAAACAATCCTACGCTTGTAAAAGTCGGAAAAAAATACTTTATAAATTTCTCTTATACGAAGGAAATAAAACTCAATAAAACAAAAGTTATAGATCAAACCATTGTTTCCGTTGATCTTGGGCTGACCAATTCTGCAGTTTGCTCTGCAATGTATTCAGATGGAACTGTCATTGGAAGGAAATTTATTAATCAACCAATAGAAAAAGACCGGATGAACACACTTCTTGGAAAGCTCAAAAAAGCGCAACGCAATTCAGGTTTTATCGAAGCGCCAAATTATTGGAAAAAAATCAATGGATTGAAAAACCATATAAAAGTAAATACGGCATCTGAAGTTATAAAGTTTGCTGAAACTTATAATGCCGATATCATTGTATTTGAATACCTAGGAAAAATGCGTGTTCCTAAGGGCATATTTGGTGCGAAGAAATTACGTCATAAATTACACCATTGGTGCAAACTAGGCATACAATCAAAAGTCGAGGAAATGGCTCATTACCGCCAAATGCGTATTAGAAGAATTAATCCGAAATACACATCGAAGCTTGCTTTTGATGGATCTGGAAAAGTTAAACGTAATGATAAAAAAGATCTTGCTACATTTAAAAGTGGCAAGGTCTATCACGCAGACTTAAGTGCTTCCTATAATATAGGGGCTCGTTATTTTATAAGAGAAATCATCAAACCCTTTTCCGAAAAGAAAAGGTTGCTTTTGGAGGCAAAAGTTCCTTCACTGGCAGCTAGAACTCGGCTGACATTGGCTTCATTAATTAGCTTACATCAGGCACTACGCACCAACGGTGCAAAACCAGCGTGA